One stretch of Chryseobacterium sp. LJ668 DNA includes these proteins:
- a CDS encoding TrmH family RNA methyltransferase: MLTAHTIKVLQSLDKKKFRQKYNLFLVEGNKIISELPNSNFKIKEIFSTNLQNLDFDNTVLHQITENELKKISFLQNPKDSVAVCELKQDLKLEDQSIQLVLDGIQDPGNLGTMIRLADWFGIEQIICSEDTVDFYNPKVIQASMGSFMRVNIVYCNLVDFLSETKNTNIGTDMEGENIYSFKKPKKLNLILGNEGKGMRIETEKLLQKKISIPRFGKSQSTESLNVSMAAGIILGQIYSNQND; encoded by the coding sequence ATGCTTACAGCTCATACAATAAAAGTTTTACAGTCTTTAGATAAAAAGAAGTTCAGGCAAAAATACAATTTGTTTTTGGTAGAAGGGAATAAAATCATTTCCGAACTTCCCAATTCTAACTTTAAAATTAAAGAAATATTTTCTACAAATCTTCAAAATTTAGATTTTGACAATACTGTTTTGCACCAAATTACTGAAAATGAACTAAAAAAAATTAGTTTTCTTCAAAATCCCAAAGATTCTGTAGCAGTTTGTGAACTAAAACAAGACTTAAAACTAGAAGATCAAAGCATTCAATTGGTTTTAGACGGAATTCAGGATCCTGGCAATTTAGGAACAATGATACGTCTTGCAGACTGGTTTGGGATCGAACAGATTATTTGCAGTGAAGATACAGTAGATTTCTATAACCCAAAAGTGATTCAGGCGAGTATGGGGTCTTTTATGAGAGTAAATATCGTGTATTGTAATTTGGTCGATTTTCTGTCCGAAACTAAAAATACAAATATAGGAACCGATATGGAAGGTGAAAATATTTATTCGTTTAAAAAACCTAAAAAACTTAATCTGATTCTAGGAAACGAAGGTAAAGGAATGCGGATTGAAACAGAAAAATTACTACAAAAGAAAATCTCAATCCCAAGATTTGGAAAATCGCAATCTACAGAAAGCCTTAATGTTTCTATGGCAGCAGGAATTATTTTAGGACAGATATATTCTAACCAAAATGATTAG
- the tamL gene encoding translocation and assembly module lipoprotein TamL, translating into MSCKHFKNSPQKYYKILSFATVIGVLYACSTTKKVPDGEFLLTKNNFKFEDKKEFFDDELKNYVQQKPNKKQFLFIPLGLLLHNAANPKYDTLFSEYLTYPSEMRNQKLRDSLFVKYNMQSSVGKSLLWDRILHNFGTPPVILDQTRTEKSAQSIEKRMTYRGYWDSEVKFKHDLDSTAKKAAVTYFIKHNSPTYIKDYYYNIPDLGIKNIYQQQINETLVKSGKILDQTVLEKEVTRLNDLMRNSGYYKFNNGNDEVGFIADSLKSRKQIPLTLEIHKDSADSPYKVATIGNIDVAIVDEPSDFGKKTVKDSLRRVRFHKMNDNYKTNALWRAIIIDNKSVYNQRKLDLTKRNFIAMNNFSILKAKDSLRQGGAAKPNDSIIDVLYLLKPLPKYEVKVGTDINYSQLLNLGISPSVDLTTRNVFKGAENLSTSVSGTFGSIRNPKNLDKRILAYEISAQAALNFPRLLLPFDYYKLIPKRYTPTSSIVLGTSIQNNIGLGRVNFNTGLNYFANVNDQSSHRLTLFNTLFSLTKNKDNYYDFFVNDDAVRRAVFDDYFVYNPQLQQQFLSGALTRDQVSEQIIADTNYISTLDPERGNRMVEFLGTLVNKDRQTQDVIISSFVYNFIYNEIGKKDYPNAFYFNGKVELAGNILSVFNQKRDDGGGIIRSPERTIFGIPYAQFVKFDFDVRKYFKFNGNQSLVLRQFIGLGIPYGNSSSMPFVRSYFNGGSNDIRAWVAFGGLGPGGSQVDERVRTYLMGNIKLTTNLEYRIPFNDMYEGAIFTDIGNIWNTDNSGFGDQFKFNKFIREMGVGSGFGLRVNVAYITLRVDLAYKIYDPNQPDGERWRFNQFQPLKPTLNIAFGYPF; encoded by the coding sequence ATGAGCTGTAAGCATTTTAAGAATTCTCCTCAAAAATATTATAAAATTCTATCATTTGCAACTGTTATTGGTGTCCTTTACGCTTGCAGTACGACAAAAAAGGTTCCCGATGGTGAATTTCTGCTCACAAAAAACAACTTTAAGTTTGAAGATAAGAAAGAATTTTTTGATGATGAATTAAAGAATTATGTACAGCAAAAGCCCAATAAGAAACAGTTTCTTTTCATACCATTGGGACTTCTGCTTCATAATGCTGCAAACCCAAAATACGATACGCTATTCAGCGAATATCTGACCTATCCAAGCGAGATGAGAAATCAAAAGCTGAGGGATTCCTTATTCGTTAAATATAATATGCAAAGCAGTGTGGGTAAGAGTTTGTTGTGGGACAGGATTTTACACAATTTTGGAACGCCACCAGTAATTTTGGACCAGACAAGAACTGAAAAAAGTGCTCAATCAATTGAGAAAAGGATGACCTACAGAGGATATTGGGATTCTGAAGTAAAATTTAAACATGATCTGGATTCTACAGCAAAAAAAGCGGCAGTTACCTATTTTATTAAACACAATAGCCCTACATACATTAAAGATTATTATTACAACATTCCTGATTTGGGAATTAAAAATATCTATCAGCAACAAATTAATGAAACACTCGTAAAATCGGGCAAAATTCTTGATCAGACCGTGCTTGAAAAAGAAGTTACAAGACTCAATGATTTGATGCGCAACAGCGGATATTATAAGTTTAATAATGGTAATGATGAAGTTGGTTTTATTGCCGATTCTTTAAAAAGTAGAAAACAAATTCCTTTAACGCTTGAAATTCATAAAGATTCTGCAGATTCTCCATACAAAGTGGCTACGATTGGAAATATCGACGTTGCAATTGTAGATGAACCAAGTGATTTCGGTAAAAAAACGGTGAAAGATAGCCTCAGAAGAGTTCGTTTTCATAAAATGAACGATAATTATAAGACCAATGCGCTTTGGAGAGCAATTATTATCGACAATAAATCTGTTTATAATCAGAGAAAACTTGATTTAACTAAACGGAATTTTATTGCCATGAATAATTTCAGCATTTTAAAGGCTAAAGATTCCCTCAGACAAGGTGGAGCAGCAAAACCTAACGACAGCATCATCGATGTCTTATATCTGCTTAAACCGCTCCCAAAATATGAAGTAAAAGTAGGAACAGACATTAACTATTCTCAATTACTAAATTTGGGAATTTCACCTTCGGTTGATTTAACTACACGAAATGTTTTCAAGGGTGCAGAGAACCTTTCAACAAGTGTTTCGGGTACATTTGGTTCAATAAGAAATCCTAAAAATTTAGACAAAAGAATTTTAGCCTATGAAATATCCGCACAGGCAGCACTGAATTTCCCACGTCTGCTTCTGCCATTTGATTATTACAAACTGATCCCCAAAAGATATACTCCTACTTCTTCTATCGTCTTAGGAACGTCAATTCAAAATAATATTGGTTTGGGAAGGGTGAATTTCAATACGGGCTTAAATTATTTTGCAAACGTAAATGATCAGTCATCTCACAGACTGACATTATTTAATACATTATTTAGTTTAACTAAAAATAAAGACAATTATTATGATTTCTTCGTTAATGATGATGCAGTTAGAAGGGCTGTTTTTGATGATTATTTTGTTTACAATCCACAATTACAACAACAGTTTCTATCTGGTGCATTGACGAGAGATCAGGTATCTGAACAGATTATTGCAGATACAAATTATATATCAACACTAGATCCGGAAAGAGGAAACAGAATGGTTGAATTTTTAGGTACATTAGTCAATAAAGACAGGCAGACCCAGGATGTTATCATCTCCTCTTTTGTATATAATTTTATCTATAACGAGATCGGGAAAAAAGATTATCCTAATGCATTTTACTTTAACGGAAAAGTAGAACTGGCCGGAAATATTTTAAGCGTTTTCAATCAGAAGAGAGATGACGGTGGAGGAATTATTAGAAGCCCGGAAAGAACAATTTTTGGGATTCCGTATGCACAATTTGTCAAATTTGATTTTGATGTTAGAAAATATTTTAAATTCAACGGAAATCAATCATTAGTATTGCGTCAGTTTATCGGATTGGGAATTCCCTACGGAAATTCTTCTTCAATGCCTTTTGTGAGATCTTATTTTAATGGTGGTTCAAATGATATTCGTGCATGGGTGGCATTCGGAGGTTTAGGTCCCGGAGGTTCACAGGTTGACGAAAGAGTTCGTACCTATTTAATGGGAAATATCAAACTGACAACCAATTTAGAATACAGGATTCCATTTAATGACATGTATGAAGGTGCGATTTTCACCGATATCGGAAACATCTGGAATACAGATAACAGTGGATTTGGTGACCAATTTAAATTTAACAAATTCATCCGTGAAATGGGTGTTGGCAGTGGTTTCGGGTTGAGAGTAAATGTTGCTTATATTACATTAAGAGTAGATTTAGCCTATAAAATTTACGATCCGAATCAACCTGACGGAGAAAGATGGAGATTTAATCAGTTTCAGCCTTTGAAACCTACACTGAATATAGCATTCGGATATCCTTTCTAA
- a CDS encoding SanA/YdcF family protein: MRIIRNIFKLIISSIELFFLLICLSNIWVFGLTNGRTYNKISKIPPREVALVLGTSPRMQSGVSNPYFTKRMDATALLYHHGKIKKIIVSGEKSQGYNEPAAMKNYLIYQEGVPEDIIIEDPKGFNTYKSILRCKDVYKKKNVIIVSQGFHNLRGLFFARNNNMNALGFDAQDVNKPESFYRNQSREIIARVVAVVYFVLGISPD; encoded by the coding sequence TTGAGAATCATCCGGAACATATTTAAACTTATTATTTCATCAATAGAATTGTTTTTTCTTTTGATATGCTTGTCGAATATCTGGGTTTTTGGTCTTACCAACGGTAGAACGTACAATAAAATTTCAAAAATTCCTCCAAGGGAAGTGGCTTTGGTTCTGGGGACTTCTCCAAGAATGCAATCGGGAGTTTCCAATCCGTATTTTACCAAAAGAATGGATGCCACGGCACTGCTTTATCATCACGGAAAGATAAAAAAAATCATTGTAAGCGGTGAAAAAAGCCAAGGGTATAATGAGCCTGCAGCCATGAAAAACTATCTGATTTATCAGGAAGGTGTGCCCGAAGATATCATCATTGAAGATCCAAAAGGATTCAATACCTACAAAAGCATTCTGCGCTGTAAAGATGTTTACAAAAAGAAAAACGTGATTATCGTTTCACAAGGATTTCACAATCTTCGGGGCTTATTTTTTGCCAGAAACAACAATATGAATGCTTTGGGATTTGATGCTCAGGATGTCAACAAGCCCGAAAGTTTCTACAGAAACCAGTCGAGAGAAATTATTGCCCGAGTGGTCGCTGTAGTTTATTTTGTTCTTGGCATTTCTCCAGATTAG
- a CDS encoding flavin reductase family protein — MEQQIYKGKLTQFHWLKIAKKEDLTKNTFSLELEIPENLKEIFTFEAGQFVSIKFKSHGEEIINDYSMTSAPYEQKISLGIKVGSTDGATSQLYENYQVGDDLLVSVPNGRFTLISKPSEFRTIVGFAGGIGITPILSHFKNILHNEPRTRLFLFFGNKNSEELIYRELLDNLARQYNNRLHIFYFYSQEKTPDRFFYGRLDAKKLNLIINQILHLDDTDEEATIWDAVDEVLICGKGEMIKTLANACYHHGIRKANIHFELFEEFNDDIYPVEIESPLIENVQIDFKMLGKKYQAELPNNREKILQQLLVQNFPVPYSCKSGICGSCECTLEEGEVELLENEYLTEKEEAQGKILACMSIAKTKKIKLNFDFN, encoded by the coding sequence ATGGAACAACAAATCTATAAAGGAAAACTCACGCAGTTTCACTGGTTAAAAATAGCTAAAAAGGAAGACCTGACCAAAAATACTTTTTCGCTGGAGCTTGAGATTCCGGAAAATCTAAAGGAAATTTTTACATTTGAAGCAGGTCAGTTTGTCAGTATAAAATTCAAATCCCACGGCGAAGAAATCATTAACGACTATTCAATGACTTCGGCTCCGTACGAGCAAAAAATATCTTTGGGCATTAAAGTGGGCTCCACCGATGGTGCAACTTCTCAGTTATATGAAAATTATCAAGTTGGTGATGACCTACTAGTGAGTGTGCCAAACGGAAGATTTACACTGATTTCAAAACCGAGTGAATTTCGGACGATCGTCGGTTTTGCCGGAGGAATCGGTATCACACCTATATTGAGTCATTTCAAAAATATTCTTCATAACGAACCAAGAACAAGATTGTTTTTATTTTTTGGAAATAAAAACTCTGAAGAGCTTATTTACCGTGAGTTATTAGATAATCTTGCACGACAATATAATAACAGGCTCCATATATTCTATTTTTATTCACAGGAAAAAACACCTGATCGGTTTTTCTATGGAAGGCTGGATGCCAAAAAACTGAATTTAATTATCAATCAGATTCTGCATTTGGATGATACCGATGAAGAAGCCACCATCTGGGATGCGGTAGATGAAGTTTTGATATGCGGAAAAGGGGAGATGATTAAAACGCTTGCCAATGCATGTTATCATCACGGGATCCGAAAAGCAAATATTCATTTTGAGCTTTTTGAAGAATTTAATGATGATATTTATCCTGTAGAAATAGAATCTCCTCTGATTGAAAATGTGCAGATAGATTTTAAAATGTTAGGTAAAAAATATCAGGCCGAACTTCCCAATAATAGAGAGAAAATTCTGCAGCAGCTATTGGTTCAGAATTTCCCGGTACCTTATTCCTGTAAATCCGGAATTTGCGGGAGCTGTGAGTGTACTTTGGAAGAAGGCGAGGTTGAGCTCTTAGAAAATGAATATTTAACAGAAAAAGAGGAAGCCCAGGGAAAAATTCTGGCCTGTATGTCGATAGCGAAAACTAAGAAAATAAAGCTTAACTTTGATTTCAATTGA
- a CDS encoding TlpA family protein disulfide reductase yields MKKLLLSAFLAATLFSCKKEAEKSENTAVIDSISNKSPESVPAAVSLKVLNSQQTTDFLQTKNDTLYVTNFFATWCGPCVREIPHFKDKISELKDQPVKITFISLDTKEVWASEVPVFVDKLGIRNNTILLDGSQLDEKFFKNNFEKWDGGAIPFTYMRKGDKTDEYLGMMTPELLNSKIDSFLK; encoded by the coding sequence ATGAAAAAGTTACTCTTATCTGCATTTTTAGCTGCCACCCTTTTTAGCTGTAAAAAAGAGGCTGAAAAATCGGAAAATACTGCAGTTATAGATTCAATTTCAAATAAAAGTCCGGAATCTGTTCCCGCAGCTGTATCACTAAAGGTATTAAATTCGCAGCAAACAACAGATTTTCTTCAGACTAAAAATGACACTTTATATGTAACCAATTTCTTTGCAACCTGGTGTGGGCCTTGTGTAAGAGAAATTCCACATTTTAAAGATAAGATTTCAGAATTAAAAGACCAGCCTGTAAAAATCACATTTATCAGTTTAGACACTAAAGAAGTCTGGGCTTCTGAAGTTCCCGTTTTTGTAGATAAACTGGGTATCCGTAACAACACCATTCTTTTAGATGGCAGCCAGCTGGATGAAAAGTTTTTTAAAAATAACTTTGAAAAATGGGACGGCGGAGCAATTCCGTTTACCTACATGAGAAAAGGGGACAAAACTGATGAATATTTAGGGATGATGACTCCTGAATTATTAAATTCTAAAATTGATTCTTTTCTTAAATAA
- a CDS encoding FecCD family ABC transporter permease, translating to MSKKFKILCLLLIIAIVITAVINLNTGFLHLNLTDFLQDSENGQIAEIRINRVLVMLLAGISIPTSGFLMQEYFQNPLAGPDILGITSVASLSVAFYIFFSHSILLPEFLKNSFLSLSAIIGSLLLMLVLLSMSNKFQDKSYLIIFGFLVSAFAGAIVSLLQFYAENQSLKNYILWSFGANNMVSRNQIIVLSILVGIGLFFCFKTIKPLIGNSLGSSYAQSLGVNLNHLKILIIVTSSLLSASITAFLGPILFIGIIVPHFCRLIYNPAKLWQQWILNMFLGMLIMLLFSVAAEKTQIPLNVISSIFGIPVILMMLLRQNKA from the coding sequence ATGTCAAAAAAATTTAAAATCCTGTGTTTATTATTAATTATCGCAATTGTAATTACGGCGGTCATTAATCTGAACACAGGATTTTTGCATTTAAATCTTACGGATTTTTTGCAAGATTCTGAAAATGGACAAATCGCTGAAATTAGAATCAATAGGGTGTTGGTCATGCTTTTAGCAGGAATTTCCATCCCAACTTCGGGTTTTCTAATGCAGGAATACTTTCAAAATCCTCTTGCCGGTCCGGATATTTTAGGCATCACTTCGGTTGCAAGTTTATCTGTCGCATTTTATATTTTTTTTTCGCACAGCATTTTACTTCCTGAATTTTTAAAAAACAGCTTTTTAAGTTTATCTGCGATTATCGGAAGTTTACTTCTGATGTTGGTTTTACTCTCAATGTCCAATAAATTTCAAGACAAATCATATTTAATCATTTTCGGATTTTTGGTTTCGGCGTTTGCAGGAGCAATCGTTTCTCTTTTGCAGTTTTACGCTGAAAATCAAAGTCTGAAAAACTATATTTTATGGTCTTTTGGAGCTAATAATATGGTTTCTAGAAATCAGATTATCGTACTATCAATTTTAGTCGGGATTGGATTATTTTTTTGTTTTAAAACCATCAAACCTTTAATAGGAAATTCTTTAGGAAGTTCTTATGCACAAAGTTTAGGAGTTAATTTAAATCATTTAAAAATATTGATCATTGTGACTTCTTCACTCTTATCTGCTTCTATCACAGCTTTTTTAGGGCCTATCTTATTTATCGGAATCATCGTACCTCATTTCTGCAGATTGATTTATAACCCTGCAAAACTTTGGCAACAATGGATTTTGAATATGTTTTTAGGTATGCTTATCATGCTGCTCTTTTCAGTTGCTGCTGAAAAAACGCAAATTCCTTTGAATGTAATAAGCTCCATATTTGGAATTCCGGTGATTTTGATGATGCTTTTGAGGCAGAATAAAGCGTAA
- a CDS encoding ABC transporter ATP-binding protein, producing the protein MLLQINQTNIGYDKTLISNVNTHLNLGEVCLLIGNNGVGKTTLIKSILHQNSLLKGEILINNKNVTKLSVKEIAENVAVVFSKSIIPQNYTVEDLISLGKYIYYPFYFELREKDKQEVKKIIEELNLNEYKDTLLKNLSDGNLQKAFIGRALTQNSPIIILDEPTTHLDEKNKLIILKTLRKLAKEQNKLILFSSHDWRLAKEFADKMWYVKDTQLYSGIVEDVLIQHDELTNAALFQINDKFVAPQISAPRVHKEMLYSLLQKNFQKDLSHLNFDFQNRFWMISYNNSEQQCESFEEIVKFIKKLH; encoded by the coding sequence ATGCTCCTACAAATCAACCAAACAAACATCGGCTACGACAAAACTTTAATTTCAAATGTAAATACACATTTGAATTTAGGTGAGGTATGCCTTTTGATTGGTAATAACGGTGTAGGAAAAACAACCTTAATCAAATCAATTCTTCATCAAAATTCTTTATTAAAAGGAGAAATTTTAATAAATAACAAAAATGTAACAAAACTTTCGGTAAAAGAGATCGCTGAAAATGTTGCAGTTGTATTTTCAAAATCGATAATTCCACAGAATTATACTGTTGAAGACCTTATTTCATTAGGAAAATATATATATTATCCTTTTTACTTCGAGCTCAGAGAAAAAGACAAGCAGGAGGTTAAAAAAATTATTGAAGAATTAAATTTAAATGAATATAAAGACACACTTCTCAAAAATCTTTCAGACGGAAATCTTCAAAAAGCATTTATTGGAAGAGCCTTAACGCAGAATTCTCCTATTATCATCTTAGATGAACCGACAACTCATCTGGATGAAAAAAACAAATTAATTATTCTTAAAACCCTGCGAAAACTAGCCAAAGAACAGAATAAGCTGATCCTTTTTTCATCCCATGACTGGAGATTGGCAAAAGAATTTGCTGATAAAATGTGGTATGTAAAAGATACACAATTGTATTCCGGAATTGTAGAAGATGTTTTGATTCAGCATGATGAACTCACGAATGCTGCCTTATTTCAAATCAATGATAAATTTGTAGCTCCACAGATCTCAGCACCGCGAGTTCACAAAGAAATGTTATATTCTCTCCTTCAGAAAAATTTCCAAAAAGATCTCTCTCATCTTAATTTTGATTTTCAAAATAGATTTTGGATGATTTCCTACAATAATTCGGAGCAGCAATGTGAATCTTTTGAAGAAATCGTCAAATTTATCAAGAAACTACATTAA
- a CDS encoding MarR family winged helix-turn-helix transcriptional regulator produces MDNNKEKTENVDLILKQTWLAVSKMYTELAQEHDSTAVQALTLLKIDPKEGTRSTNLGPKMAIEPTSLTRIIKLLEDNGYIYKEKTTTDKREVIIKLTDKGLNSRNLSKEVVVNFNKKVMEKIAPEKLETFKEVMVEIMKIATDINNRK; encoded by the coding sequence ATGGATAATAATAAAGAAAAAACGGAAAATGTCGACCTTATTTTGAAGCAGACCTGGTTAGCTGTTTCAAAAATGTATACCGAGCTTGCGCAGGAGCATGATTCTACCGCAGTTCAGGCACTTACTTTATTAAAAATTGATCCAAAAGAAGGTACCAGAAGTACCAATCTTGGTCCTAAAATGGCTATCGAGCCAACTTCCCTCACCAGAATTATCAAACTTCTTGAAGACAACGGCTATATCTATAAGGAAAAAACCACCACAGACAAAAGGGAGGTGATTATAAAACTTACAGATAAAGGTTTGAACTCAAGAAACCTCTCAAAAGAAGTAGTTGTTAACTTCAATAAAAAAGTAATGGAGAAAATTGCTCCAGAAAAGCTGGAAACCTTTAAAGAAGTAATGGTTGAAATTATGAAGATCGCTACCGATATCAATAACAGAAAATAA
- a CDS encoding 3-hydroxyacyl-CoA dehydrogenase/enoyl-CoA hydratase family protein, with product MKRRIKHVTVLGSGIMGSGIAAHFANIGVQVSLLDIVPFELSEAEQKKGLTKDDKAVRNRIASENFEKLKKASPALLYSPKFAERITVGNFDDDLLKIKDTDWIIEVVVEKLDIKKSVYEKIEQFRKPGTLVSSNTSGIPINLLVEGRTDDFKKYFAGTHFFNPVRYLPLLEVIPTHDTDPEIADFYMNYGAKFLGKTTVLAKDTPAFIANRIGVFSMMDLLHNVQKLGLNVSDVDKLTGPIIGRPKSATFRTADVVGLDTLVMVANGVRNSGAEANDFNNVFSLPDYIQKMVDNKWLGSKTEQGFYKKVKSADGKSEIHGLNLDTLEYEMQGKSSFPTLELTKNIDKPIDRFKVLIGGKDKAGELYRKSLGALFAYVSHKVPEISDEVYKIDDAMRAGFGWENGPFEIWDAVGVQKGIELATEAGYEVSDWVKNVESFYKINEDGQSIFVDKNSGEYNKIPGQDAFIILDNIRKNKTLWSNSGASIEDLGDGIINFEIRSKMNSLGGEVLDGLNRAIDLAEKEYDGLVIGNQGANFSVGANLAMILMMAIEQDWDDLNMAIAYFQKSMMRVRYSSIPVVVAPHGMTLGGGCEMTMHADRVVAAAETYIGLVETGVGVIPGGGGTKEFALRTSREFHSDDVKNNRLREAFMNIAMGKVATSAYEAYDMGILEKGKDVIVVDKKRQIMTAKMMAKSLAEHGYTQPIEQTVKVLGKDALGMFYVGTDQMLTGNFISKHDKLIADKLANVLVGGNLSEPTVVTEQYLLNLERETFLQLCGERKTLERIQFMLQKGKPLRN from the coding sequence ATGAAAAGACGAATCAAACATGTTACTGTTTTAGGTTCAGGAATTATGGGAAGCGGTATTGCTGCGCACTTTGCCAACATCGGAGTGCAGGTGTCTCTGCTCGATATTGTTCCTTTCGAACTCAGCGAAGCAGAACAGAAAAAAGGTTTGACCAAAGATGATAAAGCGGTAAGAAACAGAATCGCTTCTGAAAACTTTGAAAAACTGAAAAAAGCAAGTCCGGCTCTGCTCTATTCTCCAAAATTTGCTGAAAGAATAACAGTCGGAAATTTTGATGATGATTTACTGAAAATAAAAGATACTGATTGGATTATTGAGGTGGTAGTTGAAAAACTAGACATTAAAAAATCAGTTTACGAAAAAATTGAACAGTTCAGAAAACCTGGAACTTTAGTTTCATCTAATACTTCTGGAATCCCGATTAATCTATTGGTTGAAGGAAGAACTGACGACTTCAAAAAATATTTTGCCGGAACGCATTTTTTTAATCCGGTAAGATATCTTCCTCTTCTGGAGGTGATTCCAACACATGATACAGATCCGGAAATTGCAGATTTCTACATGAACTACGGAGCCAAATTTTTAGGTAAAACAACCGTTTTAGCAAAAGATACACCTGCGTTTATTGCCAACAGAATTGGGGTTTTCTCAATGATGGATTTGCTTCACAATGTTCAGAAATTAGGTTTAAATGTTTCTGATGTTGATAAATTAACAGGTCCTATTATTGGTCGTCCAAAATCTGCAACATTCAGAACTGCCGATGTTGTTGGTTTAGATACTTTGGTAATGGTTGCCAACGGTGTTCGTAACAGCGGTGCTGAGGCGAATGATTTCAACAATGTTTTCTCACTTCCTGATTATATTCAGAAAATGGTAGATAACAAATGGTTGGGATCAAAAACCGAACAAGGTTTCTATAAAAAAGTGAAAAGTGCCGATGGAAAATCTGAAATTCACGGATTAAATCTGGATACGTTAGAATACGAAATGCAAGGAAAATCTTCTTTTCCGACTTTAGAATTAACTAAAAATATTGACAAACCGATTGACAGATTTAAAGTTTTAATTGGCGGAAAAGATAAAGCCGGTGAGCTTTACAGAAAATCTTTGGGAGCATTATTCGCTTATGTTTCTCACAAAGTTCCTGAAATTTCTGATGAAGTGTACAAAATTGATGATGCAATGCGTGCAGGCTTCGGATGGGAAAACGGGCCCTTTGAAATTTGGGACGCAGTTGGAGTTCAGAAAGGAATTGAATTGGCTACAGAAGCTGGTTACGAAGTTTCAGACTGGGTGAAAAATGTTGAATCTTTCTATAAAATAAATGAGGATGGACAAAGTATTTTCGTTGATAAAAATTCAGGAGAATACAATAAAATTCCTGGACAGGATGCCTTTATCATTTTAGATAATATCAGAAAAAACAAAACACTTTGGAGTAATTCAGGAGCTTCTATTGAAGATTTGGGCGATGGAATTATCAACTTTGAAATCCGTTCTAAAATGAATTCTCTTGGAGGCGAAGTTTTAGATGGATTAAACAGAGCGATTGATTTAGCTGAAAAAGAATATGACGGATTAGTTATTGGAAATCAAGGTGCCAATTTCTCTGTAGGAGCAAATTTAGCGATGATTTTAATGATGGCCATCGAACAGGATTGGGACGATTTGAATATGGCAATCGCTTATTTCCAAAAATCGATGATGAGGGTTCGTTATTCCTCAATTCCTGTTGTAGTAGCTCCTCACGGAATGACTCTTGGTGGAGGTTGCGAAATGACCATGCACGCTGACAGAGTTGTCGCAGCAGCAGAAACTTATATCGGATTGGTTGAAACCGGAGTTGGTGTCATTCCCGGCGGTGGCGGAACGAAAGAATTTGCTTTGAGAACTTCAAGAGAATTCCACAGTGATGATGTGAAAAACAACAGACTACGTGAAGCATTCATGAATATTGCAATGGGTAAAGTTGCTACGTCAGCGTACGAAGCATACGATATGGGAATTCTTGAAAAAGGAAAAGATGTTATCGTAGTAGATAAAAAACGTCAAATCATGACTGCAAAAATGATGGCGAAAAGTTTGGCAGAACACGGTTACACTCAACCCATCGAACAAACCGTAAAAGTTCTTGGAAAAGATGCTCTAGGAATGTTCTATGTTGGAACGGATCAAATGTTAACCGGAAATTTCATCTCAAAACATGATAAATTAATTGCTGATAAATTAGCTAATGTTTTAGTTGGTGGAAATCTTTCTGAACCTACTGTTGTGACTGAACAATATTTATTGAATCTTGAAAGAGAAACTTTCCTTCAACTATGTGGTGAAAGAAAAACTTTAGAAAGGATTCAGTTTATGTTGCAGAAAGGAAAGCCTCTTAGGAATTAG